In Zonotrichia albicollis isolate bZonAlb1 unplaced genomic scaffold, bZonAlb1.hap1 Scaffold_83, whole genome shotgun sequence, one DNA window encodes the following:
- the LOC141728083 gene encoding transcription initiation factor TFIID subunit 9B-like, protein MDADNVRLAMQCLTDQSFTSPAPGDFLLDIAHQKNRTPLPLIKPYSGPPDCPQLPPEIPAEEGLLHSRQDHRPSPEHGRHEQQAQHSHFG, encoded by the exons ATGGACGCGGACAACGTGCGGCTGGCGATGCAGTGCCTCACTGACCAGTCCTTCACATCGCCCGCGCCCGGCGAC ttcctgctggacATTGCTCACCAGAAGAACCGGACGCCGCTGCCGCTGATCAAGCCATACTCAGGTCCGCCTGACTGCCCCCAGCTACCGCCTGAAATCCCTGCAGAAGAGG GTCTCCTCCACAGCAGGCAGGATCACCGTCCATCGCCTGAGCATGGGCGCCATGAGCAGCAGGCCCAGCACTCCCACTTTGGGTAG
- the LOC141728079 gene encoding chromosome-associated kinesin KIF4-like isoform X3 — MLRHFSQHKGVSVTHHRACVYTRDTSVQHFSKRSAQIADLQQNLLDADNGDWAKQCWDSIATTLEAKCALKYLLRELVSSKVRLSKLQNGLQQSLASFSHVQRMLMEERNHKAEMETEFQNQILVQEQQHQHKVLYLLRQFQQKEAAEKRLEESLNEQEKQLQERLRFQEEELEKMREICEKHQELLRENDTLKQQLLLLQVARGQKLQHIQQRPPESPESPNYVPPKPKRHRQMTAKPQAPSPQVDVEELLSDLRELEGSDWLPEKAGRGTRRNLMGETTTCEEHKRDLEGSLKLEDPMEVKAEESFFQPVLITPTTKVFPGESRAAE; from the exons GAGTGCCCAGATAGCAGATCTGCAGCAGAACCTCCTGGATGCAGACAATGGAGATTGGGCCAAGCAGTGCTGGGACAGCATTGCCACCACCCTGGAGGCCAAATGTGCTCTGAAGTATCTCCTGAGAGAG CTGGTCTCCTCCAAAGTGCGGCTGAGCAAACTGCAGAatggcctgcagcagagcctggccagCTTCTCTCATGTGCAGAGAATGCTGATGGAAGAGAGAAACCACAAAGCAGAGATGGAGACAGAGTTCCAAAATCAGATTTTGGTGCAGGAACAGCAACACCAGCATAAG GTTCTGTACCTGCTCAGACAATTCCAGCAGAAAGAAGCAGCGGAGAAGAGATTGGAAGAGTCCCTGAACGAACAAGAGAAACAACTGCAGGAGCGACTGCGGTTCCAG GAGGAAGAGCTGGAAAAAATGAGGGAGATCTGTGAGAAGCACCAGGAACTCCTCCGCGAAAATGACACTCTGAAACAG CAACTGCTGCTCCTCCAAGTTGCCAGAGGCCAGAAGCTCCAGCACATCCAGCAAAGGCCACCTGAGTCTCCAGAGTCTCCTAATTATGTTCCACCCAAA CCCAAGCGCCACCGGCAGATGACGGCCAAGCCCCAAGCACCCAGCCCTCAGGTGGatgtggaggagctgctctctgacctgagggagctggagggtTCTGACTGGCTTCCTGAAAAAGCAGGCAGAGGAACCAGGAGAAACCTCATGGGG gAAACCACAACATGTGAGGAGCACAAAAGGGACTTGGAGGGGTCCTTGAAGTTGGAAGACCCCATGGAGGTGAAAGCAGAAGAGAGCTTCTTCCAGCCTGTATTGATCACACCAACCACCAAGGTATTcccaggggagagcagagctgctgagtga
- the LOC141728079 gene encoding chromosome-associated kinesin KIF4-like isoform X1, with protein MLRHFSQHKGVSVTHHRACVYTRDTSVQHFSKRSAQIADLQQNLLDADNGDWAKQCWDSIATTLEAKCALKYLLRELVSSKVRLSKLQNGLQQSLASFSHVQRMLMEERNHKAEMETEFQNQILVQEQQHQHKVLYLLRQFQQKEAAEKRLEESLNEQEKQLQERLRFQEEELEKMREICEKHQELLRENDTLKQQLLLLQVARGQKLQHIQQRPPESPESPNYVPPKPKRHRQMTAKPQAPSPQVDVEELLSDLRELEGSDWLPEKAGRGTRRNLMGCSCKGRCGNRHCGCRRQKLGCTGGCSCSTAMCRNREQGLASAAASGGHRGCRACIWAGAKLEIGIIPQFVQAEQVHFAETL; from the exons GAGTGCCCAGATAGCAGATCTGCAGCAGAACCTCCTGGATGCAGACAATGGAGATTGGGCCAAGCAGTGCTGGGACAGCATTGCCACCACCCTGGAGGCCAAATGTGCTCTGAAGTATCTCCTGAGAGAG CTGGTCTCCTCCAAAGTGCGGCTGAGCAAACTGCAGAatggcctgcagcagagcctggccagCTTCTCTCATGTGCAGAGAATGCTGATGGAAGAGAGAAACCACAAAGCAGAGATGGAGACAGAGTTCCAAAATCAGATTTTGGTGCAGGAACAGCAACACCAGCATAAG GTTCTGTACCTGCTCAGACAATTCCAGCAGAAAGAAGCAGCGGAGAAGAGATTGGAAGAGTCCCTGAACGAACAAGAGAAACAACTGCAGGAGCGACTGCGGTTCCAG GAGGAAGAGCTGGAAAAAATGAGGGAGATCTGTGAGAAGCACCAGGAACTCCTCCGCGAAAATGACACTCTGAAACAG CAACTGCTGCTCCTCCAAGTTGCCAGAGGCCAGAAGCTCCAGCACATCCAGCAAAGGCCACCTGAGTCTCCAGAGTCTCCTAATTATGTTCCACCCAAA CCCAAGCGCCACCGGCAGATGACGGCCAAGCCCCAAGCACCCAGCCCTCAGGTGGatgtggaggagctgctctctgacctgagggagctggagggtTCTGACTGGCTTCCTGAAAAAGCAGGCAGAGGAACCAGGAGAAACCTCATGGGG TGCTCCTGCAAGGGCCGCTGTGGGAACAGGCActgtggctgcaggaggcagaAGTTGGGGTGCACCGgcggctgcagctgctccacagccatgtgcaggaacagggagcagggcctggcgagtgctgctgcctctggcgggcacaggggctgcagggcctgCATTTGGGCAGGAGCAAAGCTGGAGATAGGGATAATTCCCCAGTTTGTCCAGGCAGAGCAGGTGCACTTTGCTGAAACTCTGTGA
- the LOC141728079 gene encoding chromosome-associated kinesin KIF4-like isoform X2, translating to MELLVGESPYRSAQIADLQQNLLDADNGDWAKQCWDSIATTLEAKCALKYLLRELVSSKVRLSKLQNGLQQSLASFSHVQRMLMEERNHKAEMETEFQNQILVQEQQHQHKVLYLLRQFQQKEAAEKRLEESLNEQEKQLQERLRFQEEELEKMREICEKHQELLRENDTLKQQLLLLQVARGQKLQHIQQRPPESPESPNYVPPKPKRHRQMTAKPQAPSPQVDVEELLSDLRELEGSDWLPEKAGRGTRRNLMGCSCKGRCGNRHCGCRRQKLGCTGGCSCSTAMCRNREQGLASAAASGGHRGCRACIWAGAKLEIGIIPQFVQAEQVHFAETL from the exons TGGGAGAATCTCCTTATAG GAGTGCCCAGATAGCAGATCTGCAGCAGAACCTCCTGGATGCAGACAATGGAGATTGGGCCAAGCAGTGCTGGGACAGCATTGCCACCACCCTGGAGGCCAAATGTGCTCTGAAGTATCTCCTGAGAGAG CTGGTCTCCTCCAAAGTGCGGCTGAGCAAACTGCAGAatggcctgcagcagagcctggccagCTTCTCTCATGTGCAGAGAATGCTGATGGAAGAGAGAAACCACAAAGCAGAGATGGAGACAGAGTTCCAAAATCAGATTTTGGTGCAGGAACAGCAACACCAGCATAAG GTTCTGTACCTGCTCAGACAATTCCAGCAGAAAGAAGCAGCGGAGAAGAGATTGGAAGAGTCCCTGAACGAACAAGAGAAACAACTGCAGGAGCGACTGCGGTTCCAG GAGGAAGAGCTGGAAAAAATGAGGGAGATCTGTGAGAAGCACCAGGAACTCCTCCGCGAAAATGACACTCTGAAACAG CAACTGCTGCTCCTCCAAGTTGCCAGAGGCCAGAAGCTCCAGCACATCCAGCAAAGGCCACCTGAGTCTCCAGAGTCTCCTAATTATGTTCCACCCAAA CCCAAGCGCCACCGGCAGATGACGGCCAAGCCCCAAGCACCCAGCCCTCAGGTGGatgtggaggagctgctctctgacctgagggagctggagggtTCTGACTGGCTTCCTGAAAAAGCAGGCAGAGGAACCAGGAGAAACCTCATGGGG TGCTCCTGCAAGGGCCGCTGTGGGAACAGGCActgtggctgcaggaggcagaAGTTGGGGTGCACCGgcggctgcagctgctccacagccatgtgcaggaacagggagcagggcctggcgagtgctgctgcctctggcgggcacaggggctgcagggcctgCATTTGGGCAGGAGCAAAGCTGGAGATAGGGATAATTCCCCAGTTTGTCCAGGCAGAGCAGGTGCACTTTGCTGAAACTCTGTGA